In the genome of Xenopus laevis strain J_2021 chromosome 1S, Xenopus_laevis_v10.1, whole genome shotgun sequence, one region contains:
- the LOC121399504 gene encoding uncharacterized protein LOC121399504, with product MTERDYSELSNKGANTFAYSDEDINRILSSLETEQLIPIESIPQSDVAKELLNLQKKEIHTSLHVSTLAEYIKTKRIPRGLRLDIKPNLCAEDQLLQQRWLEICNKCSIDLMVLTVERLTVKLHEIRTAITASTAKLTEERGAEQCNKILSDHKDILERLRSSITDRKRAKFNRDAKDYQEGKVYTWREERKWQRSEHQQRTGLPAPFRNQRRGASQSASYTQRGGRKGFPTQLQGASAYSTSSGEDLPSSSGSAPFLEQRSPTQEEHRKDKHGAKKAPDRESYPKRNRKQIRP from the exons ATGACAGAAAGAGATTACTCAGAATTATCCAACAAAGGCGCAAATACTTTTGCCTACAGTGATGAAGATATTAATCGAATCCTGTCTAGTTTGGAAACTGAGCAACTTATACCAATTGAATCAATCCCACAGAGCGATGTGGCAAAAGAATTACTAAATCtacaaaagaaagaaatacataCAAGTCTACATGTGAGCACATTAGCGGAATATATCAAGACTAAACGAATACCGAGGGGTCTGCGCCTCGATATTAAGCCTAATTTGTGCGCAGAAGACCAGCTTTTACAACAGCGCTGGCTAGAAATATGCAATAAATGCAGCATAGACCTGATGGTACTTACTGTAGAAAGGCTTACCGTGAAACTGCATGAAATCAGAACAGCCATAACTGCTTCTACTGCGAAACTGACAGAGGAAAGAGGCGCTGAGCAGTGCAACAAAATCCTCAGCGACCATAAAGATATCCTGGAGAGACTCCGTTCCTCCATAACTGACAGGAAGCGCGCAAAGTTCAACAGAGACGCCAAGGACTATCAGGAAGGAAAGGTGTACACGTGGAGAGAGGAGCGGAAGTGGCAGCGCTCCGAACACCAGCAGAGGACCGGACTGCCAGCTCCCTTCAGAAACCAACGCAGAGGTGCATCGCAAAGCGCATCATACACCCAGAGAGGGGGCAGGAAAGGATTTCCGACACAACTACAAGGCGCCTCAGCATATTCCACCTCTAGCGGGGAAGACCTACCTTCGTCCTCAGGCTCGGCTCCTTTTTTAGAACAGCGCTCCCCAACACAGGAGGAACATCGGAAAGACAAACACGGCGCAAAGAAGGCCCCAGACAGAGAGAGTTATCCGAAAAGGAATCGCAAGCAGATCAG GCCTTGA